A window of the Scandinavium goeteborgense genome harbors these coding sequences:
- the mdcA gene encoding malonate decarboxylase subunit alpha has product MNAGQTPARNWSTRRSEKARRVASLPVQGKVIPTDGLVDALEKLIAPGDRVVLEGNNQKQADFLSRMLAEVNPAKVHDLHMIMPSVGRSEHLDIFEKGIARKLDFSFSGPQSLRISQLLQDGQLEIGAIHTYIELYSRLYVDLCPNVALIAGFKADRKGNLYTGPSTEDTPALVEAAAFRDGIVIAQVNELVDDECDLPRVDIPGSWIDYVVVADKPFFIEPLFTRDPRLIKQEHILMGMMAIKGIYAEHQVQSLNHGIGFNTAAIELLLPTYGEQLGLKGKICKHWTLNPHPTLIPAIESGWVESVHCFGGELGMEEYIRARPDVFFTGADGSMRSNRAFCQLAGQYAVDMFIGSTLQVDGLANSSTVTRGRLSGFGGAPNMGHDPHGRRHATPAWLNMMTDKDPMQRGKKLVVQMVETFQAGAKPTFVEKLDAVDVAESSGMPLAPVMIYGDDVTHVLTEEGIAYLYRAESMEERRAMVAAVAGITDIGLGVDAKRVADLRKTGKVVYPEDMGIRRSDATRSLLAAGSVADLVEWSDGLYNPPAKFRSW; this is encoded by the coding sequence ATGAATGCTGGCCAAACTCCGGCCCGGAACTGGAGCACGCGTCGTAGCGAAAAAGCACGCCGCGTAGCGTCCCTCCCGGTGCAGGGTAAGGTAATTCCCACCGATGGTCTGGTGGATGCGCTGGAAAAACTGATTGCCCCCGGCGACCGTGTGGTGCTGGAAGGTAACAACCAGAAGCAAGCCGATTTCCTCTCGCGTATGCTCGCCGAAGTCAACCCGGCGAAAGTCCACGATCTGCATATGATTATGCCGAGCGTCGGACGTAGCGAACACCTTGATATTTTTGAAAAAGGCATCGCTCGCAAACTCGATTTCTCCTTCTCCGGTCCTCAGAGCCTGCGTATTTCGCAGCTGCTGCAGGATGGTCAACTCGAAATCGGCGCAATCCATACGTACATCGAACTCTACTCCCGTCTTTACGTCGACCTGTGCCCGAACGTCGCGCTGATCGCCGGTTTTAAAGCTGACCGTAAAGGTAACCTTTATACCGGGCCGAGCACCGAAGACACGCCAGCACTGGTTGAAGCCGCGGCCTTCCGCGACGGGATTGTTATCGCCCAGGTTAACGAACTGGTCGACGACGAATGTGACCTGCCGCGCGTCGATATTCCTGGCTCGTGGATTGACTACGTTGTTGTCGCCGATAAGCCGTTCTTTATCGAACCGCTGTTCACCCGCGACCCGCGCCTCATCAAGCAGGAACATATCCTGATGGGCATGATGGCGATTAAAGGCATCTACGCGGAACACCAGGTTCAGTCCCTGAACCACGGGATCGGCTTTAACACCGCCGCTATCGAACTGCTGCTGCCAACCTACGGCGAACAGCTCGGTCTGAAAGGCAAAATTTGTAAGCACTGGACTCTGAACCCGCATCCGACGCTGATCCCGGCGATTGAAAGCGGCTGGGTAGAAAGCGTGCACTGCTTCGGCGGCGAACTGGGGATGGAAGAGTACATCCGCGCCCGTCCGGACGTGTTCTTTACCGGTGCCGACGGTTCCATGCGCTCTAACCGTGCGTTCTGTCAGCTGGCAGGCCAGTACGCGGTGGATATGTTCATCGGTTCTACCCTGCAGGTTGATGGCCTCGCCAACTCCTCCACCGTAACCCGCGGTCGCCTGTCCGGTTTCGGCGGTGCGCCAAACATGGGCCATGACCCGCACGGTCGCCGTCATGCAACGCCAGCCTGGCTGAACATGATGACCGACAAAGACCCAATGCAGCGCGGTAAAAAGCTGGTTGTGCAGATGGTCGAAACCTTCCAGGCCGGTGCCAAACCGACCTTCGTGGAAAAACTCGACGCGGTTGACGTGGCTGAATCCTCCGGGATGCCGCTGGCACCGGTGATGATCTACGGCGACGACGTGACCCACGTGCTGACCGAAGAAGGTATCGCCTACCTCTACCGTGCTGAAAGCATGGAAGAGCGCCGCGCGATGGTTGCGGCAGTCGCCGGGATCACCGACATCGGTCTGGGCGTTGATGCCAAGCGCGTGGCCGACCTGCGCAAGACCGGCAAAGTGGTGTACCCGGAAGACATGGGCATCCGTCGTTCAGATGCGACCCGTTCCCTGCTCGCTGCTGGCAGCGTAGCGGATCTGGTGGAATGGTCTGACGGTCTTTACAACCCACCTGCGAAATTCCGGAGCTGGTAA
- a CDS encoding biotin-independent malonate decarboxylase subunit beta: MRNDRSFIELRARERAHALLDDGSYRELLDPFEGIMSPWLPQQGVVPQSDDGMVVARGTINGQSAVVIAIEGTFQGGSMGEVSGAKMAAALELAAEDNRNGIPTQAVLSLETGGVRLQEANLGLAAIADIHAAIVDLRRYTPVVGIVAGTVGCFGGMSIAAALCSYLIVTREARLGLNGPQVIEQEAGIEEYDSRDRPFIWSMTGGEIRAESGLVDALVGDGINAVKAAMNDAIAKGVPAQNRSDKYEEYLARLTQFDTRQQADTAQIKQLFAREVK, translated from the coding sequence ATGCGTAACGACCGCAGCTTTATTGAATTACGGGCCCGTGAACGCGCCCATGCGCTGCTGGATGACGGCAGCTACCGCGAACTGCTCGACCCGTTCGAAGGCATTATGTCGCCATGGCTTCCACAGCAGGGCGTGGTGCCACAGTCTGATGACGGCATGGTGGTCGCACGCGGCACCATTAACGGTCAGTCTGCGGTGGTGATCGCCATCGAAGGCACCTTCCAGGGCGGCAGCATGGGCGAAGTGTCCGGCGCAAAAATGGCCGCGGCGCTGGAACTGGCAGCAGAAGATAACCGCAACGGCATCCCGACTCAGGCCGTGCTGAGCCTCGAAACCGGTGGCGTACGTTTGCAGGAAGCCAACCTCGGCCTGGCGGCAATCGCCGATATCCACGCCGCGATCGTTGACCTGCGTCGCTATACCCCGGTGGTCGGCATTGTGGCCGGCACCGTCGGCTGCTTCGGCGGGATGTCCATCGCTGCCGCGCTGTGTAGCTACCTGATTGTGACGCGTGAAGCGCGTCTCGGCCTGAACGGCCCGCAGGTTATCGAGCAGGAAGCCGGGATTGAAGAGTACGACTCCCGCGACCGGCCATTTATCTGGAGCATGACCGGCGGTGAAATTCGCGCCGAAAGTGGTCTGGTTGATGCGCTGGTCGGTGACGGCATCAATGCCGTGAAAGCGGCAATGAACGACGCCATCGCTAAAGGCGTTCCTGCCCAGAACCGCAGCGATAAATACGAAGAGTATCTGGCTCGCCTGACCCAGTTTGATACGCGTCAGCAGGCCGATACTGCCCAGATTAAACAGCTTTTCGCCCGGGAGGTGAAATGA
- a CDS encoding AEC family transporter: MTYVIVHALAPIFLIMLLGFWAGKAKMVDNKNVSLLNIFVMDFALPAALFSATVQTPWSGIAAQSPLIVVLTGAMWITYAAIYFLATKVFKKSPQDAAVLTLTVALPNYAALGLPILGSVLGEGSATSLSVAVSIACGSVLMTPFCLLILEREKALAAGENSGSTLSMLPVLMWRSLKKPIVMGPLLGVILSAIGIKMPDLVLSAIKPLGLSATAAALFLTGVILSARKLKMNAVVGIATITKLLIQPFIAWGIVLAFGLHGSVAITAILMIALSAGFFGVVFGNRFGVQSPDAEAVLLLSSILCILSLPLFITLTSGM; encoded by the coding sequence ATGACTTATGTAATTGTTCATGCCCTTGCTCCGATTTTCCTTATCATGCTGCTGGGCTTCTGGGCCGGCAAAGCCAAAATGGTCGACAACAAAAATGTGTCGCTGCTGAATATCTTTGTTATGGATTTCGCCCTGCCTGCGGCGCTGTTTAGCGCAACCGTGCAGACGCCGTGGTCGGGTATTGCCGCGCAGTCTCCGCTGATTGTGGTCCTGACTGGCGCAATGTGGATTACCTACGCGGCTATCTACTTCCTCGCGACCAAGGTCTTCAAGAAGTCTCCGCAGGATGCTGCGGTCCTGACGCTGACCGTTGCCCTGCCGAACTATGCGGCGCTGGGCCTGCCAATTCTGGGCAGCGTTCTGGGTGAAGGTTCTGCGACTTCCCTGTCCGTCGCGGTGTCTATCGCCTGTGGTTCCGTGCTGATGACCCCGTTCTGCTTGCTCATCCTTGAGCGTGAAAAAGCGCTGGCGGCTGGCGAAAACAGCGGTTCTACCCTGTCAATGCTGCCAGTGTTGATGTGGCGTTCACTGAAAAAACCTATCGTCATGGGCCCGCTGCTGGGTGTGATTCTGTCGGCGATTGGTATCAAAATGCCGGACCTGGTGCTGTCTGCGATTAAACCGCTGGGCCTGTCTGCAACTGCCGCAGCCCTGTTCCTGACGGGTGTTATCCTGTCTGCCCGTAAGCTGAAAATGAATGCGGTCGTGGGTATTGCCACCATCACCAAGCTGCTGATTCAGCCGTTCATTGCCTGGGGTATCGTTCTGGCGTTCGGTCTGCACGGCTCCGTGGCGATCACCGCTATCCTGATGATCGCGCTGTCTGCGGGCTTCTTCGGTGTCGTCTTCGGTAACCGCTTTGGCGTTCAGTCTCCAGATGCAGAAGCCGTGCTGCTGTTGAGCTCCATTCTGTGTATCCTGTCGTTACCGCTGTTCATTACCTTAACTTCAGGCATGTAA
- a CDS encoding triphosphoribosyl-dephospho-CoA synthase: MKQLSQTHAEVQAQRLATLARDCLIDEARLSPKPGLVDSRGNGAHHDLSLALMERSAHSLTPTFLQLAQQSWQRPADIALRETVGRLGREGEQQMMKATDGVNTHRGAIWALGLLVSAAAMQGESASAQQIADTAAGLAHLPDSAAPKVFSKGLKATHRYQVPGAREEAQQAFPHVMTLALPQLLRSRANGASESEARLDALMAVMTSLSDTCVLSRAGMIGLNAMQNGARAVLTAGGCAQPAGREALARLDAQMLALNASPGGAADLLAATLFLDRVSQPASCSI; encoded by the coding sequence ATGAAACAGCTGTCACAGACTCATGCAGAGGTTCAGGCCCAGCGACTGGCGACACTCGCCCGCGACTGCCTGATCGACGAAGCGCGATTAAGCCCGAAGCCGGGTCTGGTGGACAGCCGGGGTAACGGTGCCCATCACGATTTGTCTTTGGCGTTGATGGAGCGCTCTGCGCACAGCCTGACCCCCACGTTTCTGCAACTGGCCCAGCAAAGCTGGCAGCGCCCCGCCGACATCGCCCTGCGCGAAACCGTCGGCCGTCTGGGACGCGAAGGCGAACAGCAGATGATGAAAGCCACCGACGGCGTGAATACCCATCGGGGCGCTATCTGGGCGCTTGGCCTGTTAGTCAGCGCCGCCGCGATGCAGGGCGAAAGCGCCAGCGCGCAGCAGATTGCGGATACCGCGGCCGGGCTTGCCCACCTGCCGGACAGCGCCGCGCCGAAAGTCTTCAGCAAAGGGTTGAAGGCCACGCACCGTTATCAGGTGCCCGGCGCACGTGAAGAAGCGCAGCAGGCGTTTCCCCACGTGATGACGCTGGCATTACCGCAGTTGTTACGCAGCCGCGCAAACGGCGCCAGCGAAAGCGAAGCCCGTCTCGACGCGCTGATGGCGGTCATGACCTCGCTCAGCGACACCTGCGTGCTTTCTCGCGCCGGAATGATCGGTCTGAATGCCATGCAAAACGGCGCCCGTGCGGTACTCACCGCGGGGGGCTGCGCTCAACCGGCCGGTCGCGAGGCTCTCGCCCGTCTTGATGCGCAGATGCTGGCACTCAACGCCTCACCCGGTGGTGCCGCCGATTTGCTCGCCGCCACGCTGTTTCTCGACAGGGTCAGCCAGCCCGCGTCTTGCTCAATTTAA
- a CDS encoding malonate decarboxylase holo-ACP synthase yields MTFTSRPHDLLWLSNPDALLNIQEAWVASQWHTGLPVVVRRDVNENADIPVGVRGIKREQRAAGWVTAETVSRVVTPEMLADRERLLHSPFVSQPPVQAAILLTTFAWPWHWGITGSTGYALATEIPVLHAESDLDLIIRAPLPLTHDELCQWQAQVEKLPCRADTQVETPFGAFALNEWLREGRVLLKTASGPQLTATPWHREPS; encoded by the coding sequence ATGACTTTCACATCGCGCCCCCACGATTTGCTGTGGCTCAGCAACCCCGACGCTCTACTGAACATTCAGGAGGCGTGGGTTGCCAGCCAGTGGCACACCGGCCTGCCGGTGGTGGTCCGGCGCGATGTGAATGAAAACGCTGATATCCCGGTGGGCGTGCGCGGCATCAAGCGCGAACAACGCGCCGCCGGTTGGGTGACAGCAGAGACCGTTTCCCGCGTCGTCACGCCCGAAATGCTCGCCGATCGCGAACGTCTGCTGCACTCCCCGTTTGTCTCTCAGCCGCCTGTTCAGGCGGCTATTTTACTGACCACCTTTGCGTGGCCTTGGCACTGGGGTATTACCGGCAGCACCGGTTATGCGCTCGCCACCGAAATTCCCGTCCTGCACGCCGAGAGCGATCTCGATTTGATTATCCGCGCCCCGCTGCCGCTGACTCATGATGAGTTATGCCAGTGGCAGGCGCAGGTGGAAAAACTGCCGTGCCGGGCTGATACCCAGGTTGAAACGCCCTTCGGCGCGTTCGCGTTAAACGAATGGCTACGCGAAGGACGCGTATTGCTCAAAACTGCCTCAGGCCCGCAGCTGACCGCGACGCCATGGCACAGGGAGCCATCATAA
- a CDS encoding helix-turn-helix transcriptional regulator: protein MSGQNCVQLEQVDLWLSDHYLQLGLQKALENIRFDDTGIRYVFLTEQYYADVLSHNYDLDKNRLILLTNGHDFNFLDSVPLHRLSARATLDDIRNFITSITWQKGEPTMPSHRMLLTAREKKLIDLMKEGKKMTEVGMHMNVHIKTIYQIRQNLIKKMGCTGLIDFLRTLRSDVFSLWMQENQRYPASTRRNVLH, encoded by the coding sequence ATGAGTGGCCAAAACTGCGTGCAGCTTGAGCAGGTCGATCTCTGGCTGTCTGACCATTATTTGCAACTCGGTTTGCAAAAGGCGCTTGAGAATATCCGCTTTGATGATACCGGTATTCGCTACGTATTTTTGACGGAGCAATATTATGCGGATGTGCTTAGCCATAATTACGATCTGGACAAGAATCGCTTAATTCTTCTGACGAACGGGCATGATTTTAATTTTCTCGACAGCGTGCCGCTGCACCGTTTATCGGCCAGGGCCACGCTCGATGATATCCGGAATTTTATCACCAGCATCACCTGGCAAAAGGGCGAGCCAACGATGCCGTCGCATCGAATGTTATTGACCGCCAGGGAGAAAAAGCTGATCGACTTAATGAAGGAAGGCAAAAAAATGACGGAAGTGGGTATGCACATGAATGTGCATATTAAAACGATTTATCAAATCCGTCAGAACCTGATTAAGAAGATGGGCTGTACCGGGTTGATTGATTTTCTGCGCACCCTGCGCAGCGACGTATTCAGCCTATGGATGCAGGAAAACCAGCGTTATCCTGCGTCAACTCGCCGGAACGTGCTCCACTGA
- the mdcE gene encoding biotin-independent malonate decarboxylase subunit gamma: MTQSNSRGAIWLEKLAPNAPRMSGLCPSVQVADGELNGENVRFIAVVPDANNHYPRAVKGEVGLLEGWTLAKVVNETIDADANSDVKRPIIAVIDVPSQAYGRREEAFGIHQALAGAAGAYAKARLAGHPVIGLIVGKAMSGAFLAHGYQANRLIAFNDQGVLVHAMGKDSAARITLRTVEALEKLAATIPPMAYDVSNYATLGLLSDLLNISNPDAPTDADLAQVLIILQQSVRDARQDPSLKNRLGAENRRSSALVRERMRASW, encoded by the coding sequence ATGACTCAGTCCAATAGCCGCGGCGCAATCTGGCTGGAAAAACTGGCCCCTAATGCCCCACGTATGAGCGGCCTGTGCCCTTCTGTCCAGGTGGCTGACGGTGAACTTAATGGTGAAAACGTGCGTTTTATCGCCGTGGTCCCGGATGCAAACAACCATTATCCGCGTGCCGTAAAAGGCGAAGTGGGTCTGCTGGAAGGCTGGACGCTGGCGAAAGTGGTGAACGAAACCATTGATGCCGATGCCAACAGCGACGTGAAGCGCCCGATTATTGCGGTAATCGATGTGCCAAGCCAGGCCTATGGCCGCCGCGAAGAAGCCTTTGGTATTCACCAGGCGCTGGCCGGTGCCGCAGGCGCTTACGCCAAAGCGCGTCTGGCGGGCCATCCGGTTATCGGCCTTATCGTCGGTAAAGCAATGTCCGGTGCCTTCCTGGCGCACGGTTATCAGGCTAACCGTCTGATTGCCTTCAATGACCAGGGCGTTCTGGTGCATGCGATGGGTAAAGACTCTGCCGCACGTATCACCCTACGCACCGTTGAAGCGCTGGAAAAACTGGCGGCAACCATTCCGCCAATGGCCTACGACGTGAGCAACTACGCGACGCTGGGTCTGTTGTCTGATTTGCTGAACATCAGCAACCCGGACGCGCCAACCGATGCCGACCTGGCGCAGGTGTTAATCATCCTGCAACAGTCTGTTCGCGACGCACGTCAGGACCCAAGTTTGAAAAACCGCCTCGGCGCGGAGAATCGCCGTAGCTCGGCTCTGGTACGCGAACGGATGCGCGCCAGCTGGTAA
- the mdcC gene encoding malonate decarboxylase acyl carrier protein, whose product MEHITLSFPASRTFSGKALAGVVGSGDMEVLFTAAAGETLSIDITTSVDNSTSRWNALFDRLNLINGLPAGTLVIHDFGATPGVARIRIEQVFEEVSHA is encoded by the coding sequence ATGGAACACATTACATTGTCATTCCCTGCCAGCCGCACCTTCAGCGGCAAAGCTCTCGCAGGGGTCGTTGGTTCCGGTGATATGGAAGTGCTGTTCACCGCAGCCGCTGGGGAAACCCTCAGCATTGATATCACCACTTCAGTGGACAACAGCACCAGCCGCTGGAATGCACTGTTCGACCGTCTGAACCTGATTAACGGTCTGCCTGCGGGCACGCTGGTGATCCACGATTTCGGCGCGACGCCCGGTGTGGCGCGTATTCGTATCGAACAGGTTTTTGAAGAGGTGAGCCATGCGTAA
- a CDS encoding LysR family transcriptional regulator: MKDDINQDITFRKLSVFMMFMNKGNIARTAEALELSSVSVHRALHTLEEGVGCPLFVHKGRNLVPLPAAWTLLEYCQDVITLMSKGLEQTRKVAGVGSGRLRIGTLYSLTLETVPKIIMGMKLRRPSLELDLTMGSNQMLLDMLEDDALDAILISTNEGEFTGSKFDVIPLFHDDIFLAAPSSVPLDTAQDADLRDYADRKFVSLAEGFATYAGFQEAFSIAGFEPEIVTRVNDIFSMISLVQAGVGFALIPGRMKKVYENDVQLLKLAEPYQMRQLISIVYSHHRERDKDLLALAAEGRMYARSISG, from the coding sequence ATGAAAGACGACATCAATCAGGACATTACCTTTCGCAAGCTCAGCGTCTTTATGATGTTTATGAATAAAGGCAACATTGCCCGCACTGCGGAAGCGCTTGAGTTGAGCAGCGTCAGTGTGCACCGCGCGCTGCACACCCTGGAAGAGGGCGTCGGCTGTCCGCTGTTTGTGCACAAAGGCCGTAATCTGGTGCCGCTGCCAGCGGCATGGACGCTGCTGGAATATTGCCAGGACGTGATAACCCTGATGAGCAAAGGGCTGGAGCAGACGCGAAAAGTGGCGGGCGTTGGTAGCGGACGTTTGCGTATCGGCACGCTGTATTCGCTGACCCTGGAAACGGTGCCGAAAATCATCATGGGCATGAAGCTGCGTCGTCCGTCGCTGGAACTGGATTTGACCATGGGCTCGAACCAGATGCTGCTCGATATGCTCGAAGATGACGCCCTTGACGCTATCCTGATCTCCACCAACGAAGGCGAGTTTACCGGGTCGAAATTCGACGTCATTCCGCTGTTTCACGACGATATCTTTCTCGCCGCCCCCTCCAGCGTCCCGCTGGACACCGCCCAGGATGCCGATCTGCGTGACTACGCCGACCGGAAATTCGTTTCACTGGCGGAAGGGTTTGCCACCTACGCCGGTTTTCAGGAAGCTTTCAGCATCGCCGGTTTTGAACCGGAGATTGTGACGCGCGTAAATGACATTTTCTCGATGATCAGCCTGGTGCAGGCGGGGGTCGGATTTGCCCTGATCCCAGGGCGAATGAAGAAAGTGTATGAGAACGATGTGCAGTTGTTGAAGCTGGCGGAACCGTATCAGATGCGCCAGCTGATTTCGATTGTCTATTCGCATCATCGCGAGCGCGATAAGGACCTGCTGGCGCTGGCGGCAGAAGGGCGCATGTACGCCCGCAGCATCAGCGGCTAA
- the mdcH gene encoding malonate decarboxylase subunit epsilon yields MKILFTFPGQGTQRPGMLQNLPDGDALLAEVRAVLGDETDTLDSADALQHTRAVQLCLLIVGVAWARELMRHDVKPDIVSGLSIGAYPAAVMAGALAFDDALHLVALRGDLMEQAYPHGYGLTAIVGLTLSRVEKLMAGTQTYIANLNAETQIVIAGSDEEMAIVAHKALEAGASKVTRLAVSVPSHCALLDKPAEKLAHAFESVTLSRPKRAYLSGSTGRVLWDPLKIADDLAYNMARTVQWQDAMVSANQRDARLAIEMPPGSVLTGLTHLSGWQGEAICLERNSVEVAQHLLKRLSR; encoded by the coding sequence ATGAAAATCCTCTTTACCTTCCCCGGCCAGGGCACTCAGCGCCCCGGCATGCTGCAAAATCTGCCCGACGGCGACGCCCTTCTGGCTGAAGTGCGTGCCGTACTCGGCGATGAAACTGACACTCTGGACAGTGCCGATGCGCTACAGCACACCCGCGCGGTGCAGCTGTGTCTGCTGATTGTCGGCGTGGCGTGGGCGCGTGAATTAATGCGCCATGATGTCAAACCCGACATCGTCAGCGGTCTGTCGATTGGCGCCTATCCCGCGGCGGTGATGGCCGGCGCGCTGGCCTTTGATGATGCGCTGCATCTGGTGGCGCTGCGGGGTGATTTAATGGAGCAGGCGTATCCGCACGGCTACGGCCTGACGGCGATTGTCGGCCTTACACTTTCCCGCGTCGAAAAACTGATGGCCGGGACGCAAACGTACATCGCCAATCTGAATGCCGAAACGCAGATTGTGATTGCCGGGAGTGATGAAGAGATGGCGATTGTGGCGCACAAGGCGCTGGAAGCCGGCGCCAGTAAGGTGACCCGCCTTGCGGTAAGTGTGCCGTCGCACTGCGCGCTGTTAGATAAGCCCGCCGAAAAACTGGCGCATGCCTTTGAGTCAGTGACGTTGTCACGTCCGAAGCGTGCTTATTTGAGCGGCTCCACGGGCCGTGTGCTGTGGGACCCTCTCAAAATTGCCGACGATTTGGCCTATAACATGGCGCGGACCGTACAGTGGCAGGACGCCATGGTCTCAGCCAACCAGCGCGACGCTCGACTCGCCATTGAAATGCCGCCGGGCAGCGTATTGACCGGACTGACGCATCTTTCAGGCTGGCAAGGCGAAGCGATTTGCCTGGAACGTAACAGCGTTGAGGTTGCGCAGCACCTGCTGAAACGGCTTAGCCGCTGA